From one Lineus longissimus chromosome 3, tnLinLong1.2, whole genome shotgun sequence genomic stretch:
- the LOC135484153 gene encoding KICSTOR complex protein kaptin-like yields MSLSCNLREAHFHNLHSQSNVYGLAKICLRNDVNKLLIATLRGKVMSMEYHRQFSRITAREVHFTYIPGDAEIVSIDAFSRSQQSNAVVVGITFVKNSNNKPSQFLNIYSDSEPDAEFNLENIAQGCFNLELNFIPFQLCHTDLIVDGNRETVFLLSGSDCRVHMYREDKVLHIFNQQPSERIFPEFCDLPSPVIWIEIKHIDEYKRRLTAMGCQSGYVKLVLVKVESREVLQTWAVQHDGPVTSVRLFSLTTDVPVPNFIQSGHSDQESVDEEVTESEPEKKTTYDYNLLVTGALEISVVYRDVLKSGLSDQMVLGESADYDSVLCSCITDIDFDGENEILLGTYGQELLVYKHHPKPPTPQDCSPEADKTPDTQMKSRLGGQYYLDWQRSFSYPLLAMNKLDITHDGLNEVAVVSLNGLHVLQHNLEAVSKLCLERMKELTRERTKEDAFQQLQSENLDTENDT; encoded by the exons ATGTCGCTGTCATGCAACTTGCGAGAGGCACATTTCCATAATTTACACTCACAAAGTAACGTCTACGGACTTGCAAAAATATGTTTAAGAAATGACGTCAATAAATTACTAATTGCAACACTTCGTGGCAAAGTCATGTCCATGGAATACCATCGACAATTCAGCAGAATCACTGCTAGGGAGGTTCACTTCACCTACATCCCAG GCGATGCTGAGATTGTCTCCATCGATGCTTTCAGCAGGTCACAACAGTCCAATGCAGTGGTTGTAGGAATTACTTTTGTCAAG AACAGCAATAACAAGCCAAGTCAGTTTCTCAACATTTATTCTGATTCAGAGCCAGACGCTGAATTTAATTTGGAAAACATAGCAC AGGGCTGTTTTAATCTAGAACTCAACTTTATCCCATTTCAACTGTGCCATACTGA CCTAATCGTTGACGGCAATAGAGAGACAGTATTTCTCTTGAGCGGGAGTGACTGTCGTGTTCACATGTATCGAGAA GATAAAGTCCTGCATATCTTCAATCAACAGCCGAGTGAAAGAATCTTCCCCGAGTTCTGTGATTTACCAAGCCCTGTGATATGGATAGAAATCAAACATATAGATGAATATAAGAGGCGACTAACAGCTATGGGATGCCAAAGTGGATACGTGAAATTGGTGCTAGTGAAAGTAGAAAGCAGAG AGGTGCTACAGACTTGGGCAGTCCAGCATGATGGTCCTGTCACATCTGTCCGATTATTCAGTCTGACCACAGATGTACCAGTTCCGAATTTCATCCAATCAG GGCACAGTGATCAGGAATCTGTTGATGAAGAGGTAACTGAGTCAGAACCAGAAAAGAAGACGACATACGACTATAATCTGTTGGTGACTGGTGCTTTAGAAATCTCGGTAGTCTACAG AGATGTGCTGAAAAGTGGTTTGAGTGATCAGATGGTGCTCGGTGAAAGTGCAGACTACGACAGTGTGTTATGCAGCTGTATCACAGACATTGACTTTGACGGTGAGAACGAAATTCTTTTGGGAACTTATGGCCAG GAACTACTTGTGTACAAGCATCACCCTAAGCCTCCAACTCCCCAGGACTGCAGCCCAGAAGCTGATAAAACACCAGATACCCAAATGAAGTCCAGGCTGGGTGGTCAATATTACCTGGACTGGCAAAGGAGCTTTTCGTATCCTCTGTTAGCGATGAACAAACTTGATATCACTCATGATGGGCTCAATGAGGTGGCTGTTGTATCTCTGAATGGGCTTCATGTTTTACag CACAACTTAGAAGCTGTCTCCAAGCTCTGTCTGGAGAGAATGAAGGAATTAACAAGAGAAAGAACGAAGGAAGACGCTTTCCAACAGTTGCAGTCAGAAAATCTGGACACAGAAAATGATACGTGA
- the LOC135485048 gene encoding SRA stem-loop-interacting RNA-binding protein, mitochondrial-like, protein MASRARSALQKLYVGNIPWTVSKRELQDYFAKFGYVRTSTVLFNKETGMSRGFGFVEFSQRQSIDAVLSQSSHVLEGNKLIVSNNTYGNQMPSQARRDFMKATDDTNVLT, encoded by the exons ATGGCTTCACGTGCGAGATCTGCGCTTCAAAAGTTGTACGTGGGAAACATTCCCTGGACGGTCTCTAAAA GAGAACTCCAAGACTATTTTGCAAAGTTTGGATATGTAAGAACAAGCACAGTCCTTTTT AATAAGGAGACTGGTATGAGTCGAGGCTTTGGGTTTGTGGAGTTCAGTCAGCGCCAGTCTATTGATGCAGTCCTTAGTCAAAGTTCTCATGTTCTTGAAGGAAATAAG TTGATTGTTTCAAATAACACATACGGGAACCAGATGCCATCACAAGCAAGGAGAGATTTCATGAAAGCCACGGACGATACCAATGTTTTAACATAA
- the LOC135484154 gene encoding RNA-binding protein PNO1-like, protein MADNNTRMDSSDEKSVSKEADFQPANTKSRKRKMQIDTADDGDVQTADIPMKRPSLPPISGDKLVSGKSDFRRVPVPANRYTPLKENWMKIFTPVVEHLHLQIRFNLKTRNVELKTCKETTDIAALQKGADFVKAFTLGFEVEDALALVRLDDLYLESFDVTDVKPLKGDHLSRAIGRVAGKNGKTKFTIENVSKTRIILADTKIHLLGSYQNIRIARTAICNLILGSPPSKVYGNLRTVASRASERF, encoded by the exons atggcggacAATAACACGCGGATGGACTCGTCAGACGAAAAATCGGTCTCAAAAGAGGCAGATTTTCAGCCAGCCAATACCAAATCTCGAAAAAGAAAGATGCAAATCGATACAGCTGATGATGGCGATGTCCAGACAGCTGACATCCCGATGAAAAGACCGTCTTTACCGCCGATAAGTGGCGATAAACTCGTG AGTGGAAAATCAGATTTTAGACGCGTCCCTGTGCCAGCGAATAGATATACTCCATTAAAAGAGAATTGGATGAAGATCTTTACTCCTGTAGTTGAGCATCTACACTTGCAGATTAGATTCAACTTAAAAACAAGAAATGTTGAATTAAAG ACTTGTAAAGAGACAACTGATATTGCTGCATTACAGAAAGGTGCTGATTTTGTCAAGGCATTCACATTAGGATTTGAAGTTGAG GATGCATTGGCACTTGTAAGGCTTGATGATCTATATTTAGAATCATTTGACGTGACAGATG TGAAACCTCTAAAAGGTGACCATCTCTCCAGAGCAATTGGTCGCGTGGCTGGAAAGAATGGAAAAACAAAGTTCACTATCGAAAACGTTAGCAAGACAAGAATTATTTTAGCCGACAC AAAAATCCACCTCTTAGGATCATACCAAAACATCAGGATAGCGAGGACAGCAATTTGTAACTTAATTCTTG GGAGTCCGCCATCCAAAGTCTATGGTAATCTTCGGACTGTTGCCTCAAGAGCATCGGAACGCTTTTGA
- the LOC135484152 gene encoding uncharacterized protein LOC135484152 produces MVGILEDHHWEYGFTGRSKNLKEAQDAWNKEKKQIFGIYGFKSVGKTRFGKELVLRQGITEGNLYQLDFSGITSLNDLIIHVVSVFGPAEPLHERNWISGICRCLMRSIAEKDVVVFIDNAEDVDEEEVLKSAFIKMCEELVKVSTLVKVVFTSCLKFRFARVGMIYKAIQLQQLSADESRKLLRAVVDGMDLQGQEDKIIELCAGLPLALMIAGSELMEDERQLSPPELVTLLEQSRLQPMSREHYGEDERMGNVIGGAITRLCDILQQYYASVNFIPGSFSKAAAAAVMDFDNNAQAIDKAMIPLARRCLVSYDGLTERFDIHDMQREFLMNNIHIRDLLGVRTRFCQFYSQCLLQLQKTVDSKNSGQALVPINMDLKNFKKLLEKAAHSAGDGTFDVFMKAATEANYLIQFYMPEQVVPFYQVMLDTCIDHGSEYETGVLMSIYGEAVSENKGDYKGGLEWYWKAEQKLLPYGDSRRLAEVYQHIGWHHYTSGNGDEAVKHHKKSYRMLKALGIDEDLQFARVMNCLGVAYVYIGKAKEAEKYHLRSLAMRLRLVGEKHLNIAMHYNNVGLMYELKEDYENAIMYFEKSYKLKLEILGPSKTVIISMRNLGLQWVRVGQYEKALDLVQENLETFDQVPDDDHSSKSNILKVRGAAYLGMGEYRKAESYLRQLLAIQKEVLPGHRSLVKTLTQLGRAVRKQGRPEEARVFLQEAYGMKGAAIACRGKFLFENLQEFAKLYLDLGDQQRASDYYREALCELHRVGDQLIREDDADKSRSIAEEMRNLLQEIDAAQCTGMVVLPHPCHEAHSSCCLRTFADIVYGCQYNSRPTTRVSAVYPYPMHGSKETVINSPTSAVRQPAPCTAPASVPQLPNTTPYWTTGHVYPTYVSRPYELDGNGSTDQANERRPQSSSQLSEQADVLNNTTCSSQYYADVSNSDECLPSNLDSWIIEQQTALNTSQVSSDSAGRPFLHDPCQAREAYLPSDAVTVLDNQKFEDSAHPFETCTTPCGEVVNQNVDGRCDETGTCSGDDPPDVLTDSSSTALTVGDHEYRSDESVRFPPRQRRSSDTNTILSEDLYLGANETEESLMNSLEPEARGQDNIAAMESDVHQCRNPSVPSIGHPPLTNGISFGSYFQVPETSSYGPPPLNPYREPIQQPETTMQGDRQIQMHHYTPERHLYSPQPEWGMGHSQDLTRTAKPLKDTTVRPTLRTNGQSDYSGQNSLGSNHYVSQSNMQTQGRITASSSTYSDHNNMSQTAVKSLYTPDEMPLQNGGRSQTPSGLLSLGSLGSWFSGRQRKTYKVHHL; encoded by the exons ATGGTCGGGATACTTGAGGATCATCACTGGGAGTATGGATTCACTGGAAGAAGCAAGAATCTGAAAGAAGCCCAAGATGCTTGGAACAAGGAAAAGAAACAAATCTTTGGCATCTATGGCTTTAAAAGCGTTGGAAAAACACGCTTTGGAAAGGAGCTGGTGCTGAGGCAGGGAATTACTGAGGGCAATTTGTATCAACTAGATTTCAGTGGCATAACATCTCTCAATGACTTGATCATCCATGTGGTGAGTGTCTTTGGACCTGCAGAACCTCTCCATGAGCGCAATTGGATCAGTGGGATTTGTCGTTGTTTGATGAGAAGCATTGCCGAGAAAGATGTGGTTGTGTTCATAGACAATGCAGAAGATGTTGATGAAGAGGAAGTGTTGAAGTCTGCATTCATAAAGATGTGTGAAGAACTCGTAAAGGTTTCGACGTTAGTGAAAGTTGTCTTTACGTCATGCTTGAAGTTCCGCTTTGCTCGTGTGGGCATGATTTATAAGGCGATTCAGTTGCAGCAGCTTTCAGCGGATGAGTCGAGAAAATTGTTGCGTGCTGTTGTCGATGGAATGGACTTGCAAGGACAAGAGGACAAGATCATTGAATTGTGTGCAGGGCTTCCCCTTGCCCTCATGATCGCAG GTTCTGAGCTGATGGAGGATGAGAGGCAATTATCTCCGCCAGAGTTAGTTACACTGCTTGAGCAGTCAAGGCTACAGCCGATGAGCAGAGAACATTACGGGGAAGATGAGAGGATGG GTAATGTGATTGGCGGCGCAATTACACGACTGTGTGACATTCTTCAGCAGTACTACGCATCTGTCAACTTCATCCCTGGCTCCTTCAGTAAAGCAGCTGCTGCCGCAGTGATGG ATTTTGACAACAATGCTCAAGCCATTGATAAAGCGATGATCCCACTTGCCAGAAGATGCCTAGTTTCCTATGATGGTCTGACGGAACGGTTTGACATCCATGACATGCAGAGAGAGTTCCTCATGAATAATATCCATATCCGGGACTTGCTAG GAGTCAGAACAAGGTTTTGCCAGTTCTACAGCCAATGCCTCTTACAACTACAGAAAACAGTGGATTCCAAAAACTCCGGCCAAGCCCTGGTTCCCATCAACATGGACTTGAAGAACTTCAAGAAGCTTCTAGAGAAAGCTGCTCATAGTGCCGGTGATGGAACGTTTGATGTCTTCATGAAAGCTGCTACTGAAGCTAATTACCTTATACAGTTCTATATGCCAG AACAAGTTGTGCCCTTCTATCAAGTGATGTTGGACACCTGTATTGATCATGGATCAGAATATGAGACGGGTGTCCTTATGTCCATCTATGGTGAGGCGGTGTCAGAAAATAAG GGCGATTACAAGGGTGGCTTGGAGTGGTACTGGAAAGCTGAACAGAAGCTCCTCCCCTATGGAGACAGTCGACGTCTTGCTGAAGTCTATCAGCACATTGGCTGGCACCATTACACCAGCGGCAATGGAGATGAGGCTGTGAA GCACCACAAGAAGTCCTACCGAATGCTGAAAGCATTAGGAATAGACGAAGACCTTCAGTTTGCAAGGGTCATGAACTGCCTTGGAGTTGCCTACGTATACATTG GGAAAGCCAAAGAAGCCGAGAAGTACCATCTGAGGAGTCTGGCGATGCGCCTGAGACTTGTTGGGGAAAAACACCTTAACATTGCAATGCACTACAACAATGTCGGGCTGATGTATGAACTCAAAGAGGACTATGAAAATGCTATTATGTATTTTGAGAAGTCTTATAAGCTTAAACTAGAAATTCTGGGGCCAAGTAAAACTGTCATCATTTCCATGAGAAATTTAGGCCTACAGTGGGTTAGAGTGGGACAGTACGAGAAAGCATTAGATCTTGTGCAAGAGAATCTTGAGACATTTGATCAGGTTCCTGATGACGACCATTCGTCTAAGTCTAATATCCTAAAAGTACGAGGCGCTGCTTATCTTGGGATGGGAGAGTACAGAAAGGCTGAAAGCTACTTGAGACAGTTATTGGCCATTCAGAAAGAGGTTCTCCCTGGGCACCGCTCCTTGGTAAAGACACTGACGCAGCTTGGCCGGGCTGTGAGGAAGCAGGGTCGCCCGGAAGAAGCCAGAGTTTTCTTGCAAGAGGCATACGGCATGAAAGGTGCAGCGATAGCGTGCAGGGGGAAATTTCTGTTTGAAAACTTACAAGAATTTGCCAAGCTGTATCTCGACTTGGGTGATCAACAAAGAGCATCCGATTATTACAGGGAAGCACTGTGTGAATTACATCGAGTCGGTGACCAGCTGATTAGAGAGGATGATGCGGACAAGTCTAGAAGCATTGCTGAAGAGATGCGGAATCTCCTGCAAGAGATTGATGCTGCTCAGTGTACAGGAATGGTTGTCCTCCCTCACCCGTGCCATGAGGCACACAGCAGTTGTTGTCTGAGAACCTTTGCTGATATCGTTTATGGATGCCAatataacagtaggcctacaacaaGAGTAAGTGCTGTGTACCCCTATCCAATGCATGGGTCTAAAGAAACGGTTATTAATAGTCCGACTTCAGCTGTCAGACAACCTGCACCATGTACGGCACCAGCCTCTGTCCCCCAGTTGCCAAACACCACACCTTACTGGACCACAGGACATGTGTACCCCACATATGTCTCTCGGCCTTACGAATTAGATGGAAATGGTTCAACTGACCAAGCAAATGAGAGGCGGCCGCAGTCGAGTTCTCAGCTCAGTGAACAGGCAGATGTTTTGAATAACACCACATGTAGCAGCCAATACTATGCTGATGTTTCCAACAGTGATGAGTGTCTGCCTTCCAACTTGGATAGCTGGATCATTGAACAGCAGACAGCATTGAACACCAGTCAGGTCAGTTCTGACAGTGCCGGACGACCTTTTCTTCATGATCCCTGTCAAGCCAGAGAAGCATATTTGCCATCAGATGCTGTCACTGTGTTGGATAATCAAAAGTTTGAAGATTCTGCTCATCCATTTGAAACATGTACTACTCCCTGTGGAGAAGTAGTCAACCAGAATGTTGATGGAAGATGTGATGAAACTGGGACTTGTAGTGGTGACGACCCCCCAGATGTTTTAACAGATTCGTCATCCACTGCACTTACTGTTGGTGATCATGAATACCGAAGTGATGAGTCGGTACGTTTTCCTCCAAGACAGAGAAGATCCAGTGACACCAACACCATTCTCTCTGAAGATCTGTACCTTGGAGCAAATGAGACTGAAGAAAGCCTCATGAACTCTCTAGAACCTGAAGCTCGCGGCCAAGACAATATCGCAGCCATGGAGAGTGATGTGCATCAATGCCGAAATCCTAGTGTGCCAAGCATTGGTCATCCTCCTTTAACCAATGGGATATCATTTGGGTCATACTTCCAAGTACCAGAAACCAGTTCCTATGGCCCACCGCCGTTGAATCCATACAGGGAACCTATACAACAGCCAGAGACAACCATGCAGGGAGACAGGCAAATacagatgcatcattacacaccAGAAAGGCATTTGTATTCTCCTCAACCAGAATGGGGAATGGGACATAGCCAAGATTTGACAAGGACTGCAAAGCCTTTGAAGGACACCACAGTCAGACCAACATTGAGGACAAATGGTCAATCAGATTACAGTGGGCAAAATTCTCTTGGGTCCAATCATTATGTCAGTCAAAGCAACATGCAAACACAGGGGCGAATCACTGCTAGTTCTAGTACCTATTCTGACCACAACAACATGTCTCAAACTGCGGTGAAGTCACTGTATACTCCTGATGAaatgcctcttcaaaatggtggCAGAAGTCAGACGCCATCTGGTCTTTTAAGTCTGGGGAGTTTAGGGAGTTGGTTTTCTGGTCGACAGAGAAAAACTTATAAGGTTCACCACCTCTAA